One window of the Anolis sagrei isolate rAnoSag1 chromosome 5, rAnoSag1.mat, whole genome shotgun sequence genome contains the following:
- the LOC132775759 gene encoding tubulin alpha-8 chain-like produces the protein MVDLEQTVVDEVRSGTYRQLFHPEQLITGKEDAANNYARGHYTIGKERIEMALDRIRKLADTCSGLQGFLIFHSFGGGTGSGFTSLLMERLSVDYGKKSKLEFAIYPAPQVSTAVVEPYNSILTTHTTLEHSDCAFMVDNEAIYDICRRNLDIERPTYTNLNHLISQIVSSITASLRFDGALNVDLTEFQTNLVPYPRIHFPLVTYAPIISSERAYHEQLSVAEITTSCFEPSNQMVKCDPRHGKYMACCMLYRGDVVPKDVNVAIAAIKTKRAIQFVDWCPTGFKVGINYQPPTATPGGDLAKVERAVCMLSNTTAIAEAWARLNHKFDLMFAKRAFVHWYIGEGMEEGEFVEAREDLSALEKDYEEVATDSFDTILDSEEV, from the exons ATGGTGGATTTGGAGCAAACTGTAGTCG atgaAGTGCGATCTGGCACTTACCGACAGCTTTTCCATCCAGAACAGCTCATCACCGGCAAGGAAGACGCTGCCAATAACTATGCCCGTGGTCACTATACCATTGGAAAAGAAAGGATTGAGATGGCATTGGATCGCATTCGAAAACTT GCTGACACTTGCTCTGGTCTACAAGGATTCCTGATTTTTCACAGCTTTGGTGGAGGCACAGGCTCTGGCTTTACCTCCTTGCTGATGGAGCGCCTGTCTGTGGACTATGGCAAGAAGTCCAAACTGGAGTTTGCCATCTACCCAGCTCCACAGGTTTCCACAGCAGTGGTGGAGCCCTACAATTCCATCCTCACCACCCACACCACCTTGGAGCACTCGGACTGTGCCTTCATGGTGGACAACGAGGCCATCTATGACATTTGCCGTCGTAACCTGGACATTGAGCGCCCCACTTACACCAATCTGAACCACCTCATCAGCCAAATTGTCTCCTCCATCACGGCTTCCTTGCGCTTTGATGGTGCCCTCAATGTGGACCTGACTGAGTTCCAGACCAACTTGGTGCCCTACCCTCGCATCCACTTCCCATTGGTGACCTATGCACCCATCATCTCCTCCGAAAGGGCCTACCACGAGCAGCTCTCTGTAGCTGAGATCACCACCTCCTGCTTTGAGCCCAGCAACCAGATGGTTAAATGCGATCCTCGCCATGGGAAGTACATGGCCTGCTGCATGCTCTACCGTGGTGATGTGGTGCCCAAAGACGTCAACGTAGCAATTGCTGCTATCAAGACTAAGAGAGCTATCCAATTTGTGGATTGGTGCCCCACTGGCTTTAAG GTTGGCATCAATTACCAACCCCCTACTGCAACCCCTGGAGGTGACCTGGCCAAAGTTGAACGTGCCGTCTGCATGCTGAGCAATACCACCGCCATTGCCGAAGCCTGGGCAAGGCTCAACCACAAATTTGACCTTATGTTTGCCAAGAGAGCATTTGTGCACTGGTATATCGGCGAAGGCATGGAAGAAGGGGAGTTTGTAGAAGCTCGAGAGGATCTGTCCGCACTGGAGAAGGACTATGAAGAAGTGGCAACTGACTCCTTTGACACCATACTTGACAGCGAGGAAGTTTAA
- the LOC132775757 gene encoding tubulin alpha-8 chain — protein sequence MRECISVHVGQAGVQIGNACWELFCLEHGIQPDGTFENQPNKFNDDDSFTTFFSETRTGKHVPRAVMVDLEPTVVDEVRAGSYRQLFHPEQLIAGKEDAANNYARGHYTIGKESIDLVLDRVRKLTDACSGLQGFLIFHSFGGGTGSGFTSLLMERLSVDYGKKSKLEFAIYPAPQVSTAVVEPYNSILTTHTTLEHSDCAFMVDNEAIYDICRRNLDIERPTYTNLNRLISQIVSSITASLRFDGALNVDLTEFQTNLVPYPRIHFPLVTYAPIISSERAYHEQLSVAEITSSCFEPSNQMVKCDPRHGKYMACCMLYRGDVVPKDVNVAIAAIKTKRTIQFVDWCPTGFKVGINYQPPTTVPGGDLAQVQRAVCMLSNTTAIAEAWARLDHKFDLMYAKRAFVHWYVGEGMEEGEFSEAREDLAALEKDYEEVGTDSFEEENEGEEF from the exons ATG CGTGAATGCATCTCTGTTCATGTTGGGCAAGCTGGAGTTCAGATTGGCAATGCATGCTGGGAGCTTTTCTGCCTTGAACATGGTATCCAGCCTGATGGCACTTTCGAGAACCAACCCAACAAATTTAACGATGATGATTCTTTTACCACTTTCTTCAGCGAAACACGCACCGGAAAACATGTACCACGAGCCGTTATGGTGGACCTAGAACCAACAGTCGTAG ATGAAGTGCGGGCTGGAAGTTACCGCCAACTTTTCCACCCAGAACAGCTGATTGCTGGCAAGGAAGATGCAGCAAATAACTATGCTCGTGGTCACTACACCATTGGCAAGGAGAGCATTGACCTGGTCCTGGATCGTGTTCGTAAACTG ACTGATGCCTGCTCTGGTCTACAAGGATTCCTGATTTTTCACAGCTTTGGTGGAGGCACAGGCTCTGGCTTTACCTCCTTGCTGATGGAGCGCCTGTCTGTGGACTATGGCAAGAAGTCCAAACTGGAGTTTGCCATCTACCCGGCTCCACAGGTTTCCACAGCAGTGGTGGAGCCCTACAATTCCATCCTCACCACCCACACCACCTTAGAGCACTCGGACTGTGCCTTCATGGTGGACAACGAGGCCATCTATGACATCTGCCGTCGTAACCTGGACATTGAGCGCCCCACTTACACCAACCTGAACCGCCTCATCAGCCAAATTGTCTCCTCCATCACTGCTTCTTTGCGCTTTGATGGTGCCCTTAATGTGGACCTGACTGAGTTCCAGACCAACCTGGTGCCCTACCCTCGCATCCACTTCCCATTGGTGACCTATGCACCTATCATCTCTTCTGAAAGGGCCTACCACGAGCAGCTCTCTGTGGCTGAGATCACCAGCTCATGCTTTGAACCCAGCAACCAAATGGTGAAATGTGACCCTCGCCATGGGAAGTACATGGCTTGCTGCATGCTCTACCGAGGTGATGTGGTGCCCAAAGATGTCAATGTAGCAATTGCTGCTATCAAGACCAAAAGAACAATCCAGTTTGTGGACTGGTGTCCTACTGGCTTTAAG GTTGGCATCAATTACCAGCCTCCCACCACGGTCCCCGGGGGTGACCTTGCCCAAGTCCAGCGTGCCGTCTGCATGCTTAGCAACACCACTGCCATCGCCGAGGCCTGGGCAAGGCTGGACCACAAGTTTGACCTGATGTACGCCAAACGCGCCTTCGTCCATTGGTATGTGGGCGAAGGCATGGAGGAAGGAGAGTTTTCCGAGGCCCGAGAAGACCTGGCTGCCTTGGAGAAAGACTACGAGGAAGTTGGGACCGACTCCTTTGAAGAGGAAAATGAAGGGGAAGAATTTTAA